The Oryctolagus cuniculus chromosome 5, mOryCun1.1, whole genome shotgun sequence genome includes a region encoding these proteins:
- the EHMT2 gene encoding histone-lysine N-methyltransferase EHMT2 isoform X5 produces the protein MRGLPRGRGLMRARGRGRAAPPGSRGRGRGAPHRGRGRPRSLLSLPRAQASWAPQLSPRLTSPPPVPCLPSQGEAPAEMGALLLDQEPRGATERVHGSLGDTPRSEETVPKASPDSLEPAGPSSPASVTVTVGDEGADTPVGATPLLGDEPESLEGDGDLPGGRVLLGHATKSFPSSPSKGGACASRAKMSMTGAGKSPPSVQSLAMRLLSMPGAQGAAAAGPEPSPATTSPEGQPKVHRARKTMAKPGNGQSEVEALAEQLSEEEEEEEEEEEEEEEEEEEEEEEEEDEESGNQSDRSGSSGRRKAKKKWRKDSPWVKPTRKRRKREPPRAKEPRGVSNDTSSLETERGFEELPLCSCRMEAPKIDRISERAGHKCMATESVDGELSGCNAAILKRETMRPSSRVALMVLCETHRARMVKHHCCPGCGYFCTAGTFLECHPDFRVAHRFHKACVSQLNGMVFCPHCGEDASEAQEVTIPRGDGVTSPAGTAVPVPPTLAQDAPGRADTSQPSARMRGHGEPRRPPCDPLADTIDSSGPSLTLPNGGCLSAVGLPPGPGREALEKALVIQESERRKKLRFHPRQLYLSVKQGELQKVILMLLDNLDPNFQSDQQSKRTPLHAAAQKGSVEICHVLLQAGANINAVDKQQRTPLMEAVVNNHLELARYMVQRGGCVYSKEEDGSTCLHHAAKIGNLEMVSLLLSTGQVDVNAQDSGGWTPIIWAAEHKHIEVIRMLLTRGADVTLTDNEENICLHWASFTGSAAIAEVLLNARCDLHAVNYHGDTPLHIAARESYHDCVLLFLSRGANPELRNKEGDTAWDLTPERSDVWFALQLNRKLRLGVGNRAIRTEKIICRDVARGYENVPIPCVNGVDGEPCPEDYKYISENCETSTMNIDRNITHLQHCTCVDDCSSSNCLCGQLSIRCWYDKDGRLLQEFNKIEPPLIFECNQACSCWRNCKNRVVQSGIKVRLQLYRTAKMGWGVRALQTIPQGTFICEYVGELISDAEADVREDDSYLFDLDNKDGEVYCIDARYYGNISRFINHLCDPNIIPVRVFMLHQDLRFPRIAFFSSRDIRTGEELGFDYGDRFWDIKSKYFTCQCGSEKCKHSAEAIALEQSRLARMDPHPELLPELGSLPPVNT, from the exons ATGCGGGGTCTACCGAGAGGGAGGGGGTTGATGCGGGCCCGGGGGAGGGGTCGTGCGGCCCCTCCCGGCAGCCGAGGCCGAGGAAGAGGGGCGCCCCATAGAGGGAGAGGTAGGCCCCGgagcctcctctctctgcccagggcccaggcttcCTGGGCCCCCCAGCTCTCTCCCAGACTGACCAGCCCACCCCCTGTCCCTTGTCTCCCCTCCCAGGGGGAGGCCCCCGCTGAGATGGGGGCGCTGCTGCTGGACCAGGAGCCGCGAGGAGCCACCGAGAGAG TTCacggctccctgggagacactccTCGTAGCGAGGAGACCGTGCCCAAGGCCAGTCCCGActccctggagcctgctggcccctcctctccgGCCTCTGTCACTGTCACCGTGGGCGATGAGGGGGCTGACACCCCTGTAGGGGCTACACCTCTCCTTGGGGACGAACCTGAGAGCCTGGAGGGAGATGGGGACCTGCCTGGGGGCCGAGTCCTGCTGG GCCATGCCACAAAGTCGTTCCCCTCGTCTCCCAGCAAAGGGGGTGCCTGTGCGAGCCGTGCCAAGATGTCCATGACAGGGGCGGGGAAGTCCCCCCCATCTGTGCAGAGCTTGGCTATGAGGCTGCTGAGTATGCCGGGGGCCCAGGGAGCTGCAGCAGCGGGACCTGAGCCCTCTCCAGCCACCACCAGCCCAGAGGGGCAGCCCAAGGTCCACCGAGCCCGGAAAACCATGGCCAAACCAGGAAATGGACAG TCTGAAGTGGAAGCTCTGGCAGAACAACTgagtgaagaggaggaagaagaggaggaggaggaagaagaggaggaagaggaggaggaagaagaggaggaagaggaggaagatgaggagtCAGGCAATCAGTCAGATAGG AGCGGTTCCAGCGGCCGGCGCAAAGCCAAGAAGAAATGGCGGAAGGACAGCCCATGGGTGAAGCCGACTCGGAAGCGACGGAAGCGGGAGCCTCCGCGGGCCAAGGAGCCTCGAG GGGTGTCCAATGACACATCTTCGCTGGAGACCGAGCGGGGCTTTGAGgagctgcctctctgtagctgccGCATGGAGGCGCCCAAGATCGACCGCATCAGCGAGAGAGCGGGGCACAAGTGCATGGCCACTGAGAGTGTGGACGGCGAG CTGTCGGGCTGCAACGCCGCCATCCTCAAGCGGGAGACCATGAGGCCGTCCAGCCGCGTGGCGCTCATGGTGCTCTGCGAGACCCACCGCGCCCGCATGGTCAAGCACCACTGCTGCCCAGGCTGCGGCTACTTCTGCACCGCG GGCACCTTCCTAGAGTGCCACCCGGACTTCCGCGTGGCCCACCGCTTCCACAAGGCCTGTGTGTCCCAGCTGAACGGGATGGTCTTCTGTCCCCACTGTGGGGAAGACGCTTCTGAGGCCCAGGAGGTGACCATCCCCCGGGGGGATGGGGTGACCTCcccagctggcactgcagttcCCGTGCCCCCAACCCTGGCCCAGGATGCCCCTGGGAGAGCAGACACGTCCCAGCCCAG CGCCCGGATGCGTGGGCATGGGGAGCCACGGCGCCCACCCTGCGACCCCCTCGCTGACACCATTGACAGTTCCGGCCCCTCTCTGACCCTGCCCAATGGAGGCTGCCTCTCAGCTGTGGGGctgccaccagggccaggccgggAGGCCCTGGAAAAGGCCCTGGTCATCCAGGAGTCAGAGAG GAGAAAGAAGCTCCGGTTCCACCCCCGGCAGCTGTACCTGTCGGTGAAGCAGGGGGAGCTGCAGAAGGTGATCCTGATGCTGC TGGACAACCTGGACCCCAACTTCCAGAGCGACCAGCAGAGCAAGCGCACGCCCCTGCACGCGGCCGCCCAGAAGGGCTCCGTGGAGATCTGCCACGTGCTGCTGCag GCTGGAGCCAACATCAACGCGGTGGACAAGCAGCAGCGGACACCCCTGATGGAGGCTGTGGTGAACAACCACCTGGAGCTGGCGCGCTACATGGTGCAGCGAGGCGGCTGTGTCTACAGCAAG GAGGAGGATGGCTCCACCTGCCTCCACCATGCAGCCAAAATTGGGAACCTGGAGATGGTCAGTCTGCTGCTCAGCACGGGACAGGTGGACGTCAATGCCCAG GACAGCGGAGGGTGGACGCCCATCATCTGGGCTGCGGAGCACAAGCACATCGAGGTGATCCGCATGCTGCTGACACGGGGTGCCGACGTCACCCTCACTGACAAC GAGGAAAACATCTGCTTGCACTGGGCCTCCTTCACCGGCAGCGCTGCCATCGCTGAGGTCCTCCTGAACGCCCGCTGTGACCTGCACGCCGTGAACTACCACGGGGACACGCCCCTGCACATCGCTGCCAGGGAGAGCTACCACGACTGTGTGCT CCTGTTCCTGTCGCGCGGCGCCAACCCCGAGCTGCGCAACAAGGAGGGGGACACCGCGTGGGATCTGACCCCGGAGCGCTCCGACGTGTGGTTCGCGCTGCAGCTCAACCGCAAGCTCCGGCTCGGGGTGGGCAATCGCGCCATCCGCACGGAGAAGATCATCTGCCG GGATGTGGCTCGAGGCTATGAGAACGTGCCTATTCCCTGTGTCAACGGCGTGGACGGGGAGCCCTGCCCTGAGGATTACAAGTACATCTCAGAGAACTGCGAGACGTCCACCATGAACATCGACCGCAACATCACGCACCTGCAG cactgcaCGTGTGTGGACGACTGCTCCAGCTCCAACTGCCTGTGCGGCCAGCTCAGCATACGATGCTGGTATGATAAG GATGGGCGGCTGCTCCAGGAATTTAACAAGATCGAGCCCCCCCTGATTTTCGAGTGTAACCAGGCATGCTCCTGCTGGAGAAACTGCAAGAACCGGGTGGTGCAGAGCGGCATCAA gGTGCGACTGCAGCTCTACCGGACAGCCAAGATGGGCTGGGGGGTCCGCGCCCTGCAGACCATCCCCCAGGGCACCTTCATCTGCGA GTACGTTGGGGAGCTGATCTCCGACGCTGAGGCCGACGTGAGAGAAGATGACTCTTATCTCTTCGACTTAGACAACAAG GATGGAGAGGTCTACTGCATTGATGCCCGTTACTATGGCAACATCAGCCGCTTCATCAACCACCTGTGCGACCCCAACATCATCCCCGTCCGAGTCTTCATGCTCCACCAGGACCTGCGATTCCCACGCATCGCCTTCTTCAGCTCCCGCGACATCCGGACCGGAGAGGAGCTGGG ATTTGACTATGGTGACCGCTTCTGGGACATCAAAAGCAAATATTTCACGTGCCAGTGTGGCTCTGAGAAGTGCAAGCACTCAGCCGAGGCCATCGCCCTGGAGCAGAGCCGCCTGGCCCGGATGGATCCTCACCCCGAGCTCCTGCCTGAGCTCGGCTCCCTGCCCCCTGTCAACACCtga
- the EHMT2 gene encoding histone-lysine N-methyltransferase EHMT2 isoform X2: MRGLPRGRGLMRARGRGRAAPPGSRGRGRGAPHRGRGRPRSLLSLPRAQASWAPQLSPRLTSPPPVPCLPSQGEAPAEMGALLLDQEPRGATERVHGSLGDTPRSEETVPKASPDSLEPAGPSSPASVTVTVGDEGADTPVGATPLLGDEPESLEGDGDLPGGRVLLGHATKSFPSSPSKGGACASRAKMSMTGAGKSPPSVQSLAMRLLSMPGAQGAAAAGPEPSPATTSPEGQPKVHRARKTMAKPGNGQPPVPEKRPPEVQHFRMSDDVHSLGKVTSDVAKRRKLNSGGGLSEELGSTRGSGEVTLEKGDHRSLEEWETVVGDDFSLYYDSYSVDERVDSDSKSEVEALAEQLSEEEEEEEEEEEEEEEEEEEEEEEEEDEESGNQSDRSGSSGRRKAKKKWRKDSPWVKPTRKRRKREPPRAKEPRGVSNDTSSLETERGFEELPLCSCRMEAPKIDRISERAGHKCMATESVDGELSGCNAAILKRETMRPSSRVALMVLCETHRARMVKHHCCPGCGYFCTAGTFLECHPDFRVAHRFHKACVSQLNGMVFCPHCGEDASEAQEVTIPRGDGVTSPAGTAVPVPPTLAQDAPGRADTSQPSARMRGHGEPRRPPCDPLADTIDSSGPSLTLPNGGCLSAVGLPPGPGREALEKALVIQESERRKKLRFHPRQLYLSVKQGELQKVILMLLDNLDPNFQSDQQSKRTPLHAAAQKGSVEICHVLLQAGANINAVDKQQRTPLMEAVVNNHLELARYMVQRGGCVYSKEEDGSTCLHHAAKIGNLEMVSLLLSTGQVDVNAQDSGGWTPIIWAAEHKHIEVIRMLLTRGADVTLTDNEENICLHWASFTGSAAIAEVLLNARCDLHAVNYHGDTPLHIAARESYHDCVLLFLSRGANPELRNKEGDTAWDLTPERSDVWFALQLNRKLRLGVGNRAIRTEKIICRDVARGYENVPIPCVNGVDGEPCPEDYKYISENCETSTMNIDRNITHLQHCTCVDDCSSSNCLCGQLSIRCWYDKDGRLLQEFNKIEPPLIFECNQACSCWRNCKNRVVQSGIKVRLQLYRTAKMGWGVRALQTIPQGTFICEYVGELISDAEADVREDDSYLFDLDNKDGEVYCIDARYYGNISRFINHLCDPNIIPVRVFMLHQDLRFPRIAFFSSRDIRTGEELGFDYGDRFWDIKSKYFTCQCGSEKCKHSAEAIALEQSRLARMDPHPELLPELGSLPPVNT; this comes from the exons ATGCGGGGTCTACCGAGAGGGAGGGGGTTGATGCGGGCCCGGGGGAGGGGTCGTGCGGCCCCTCCCGGCAGCCGAGGCCGAGGAAGAGGGGCGCCCCATAGAGGGAGAGGTAGGCCCCGgagcctcctctctctgcccagggcccaggcttcCTGGGCCCCCCAGCTCTCTCCCAGACTGACCAGCCCACCCCCTGTCCCTTGTCTCCCCTCCCAGGGGGAGGCCCCCGCTGAGATGGGGGCGCTGCTGCTGGACCAGGAGCCGCGAGGAGCCACCGAGAGAG TTCacggctccctgggagacactccTCGTAGCGAGGAGACCGTGCCCAAGGCCAGTCCCGActccctggagcctgctggcccctcctctccgGCCTCTGTCACTGTCACCGTGGGCGATGAGGGGGCTGACACCCCTGTAGGGGCTACACCTCTCCTTGGGGACGAACCTGAGAGCCTGGAGGGAGATGGGGACCTGCCTGGGGGCCGAGTCCTGCTGG GCCATGCCACAAAGTCGTTCCCCTCGTCTCCCAGCAAAGGGGGTGCCTGTGCGAGCCGTGCCAAGATGTCCATGACAGGGGCGGGGAAGTCCCCCCCATCTGTGCAGAGCTTGGCTATGAGGCTGCTGAGTATGCCGGGGGCCCAGGGAGCTGCAGCAGCGGGACCTGAGCCCTCTCCAGCCACCACCAGCCCAGAGGGGCAGCCCAAGGTCCACCGAGCCCGGAAAACCATGGCCAAACCAGGAAATGGACAG CCCCCTGTCCCGGAGAAGCGGCCTCCTGAAGTGCAGCACTTCCGCATGAGTGATGATGTCCACTCGCTGGGGAAGGTGACCTCCG ATGTGGCCAAAAGGAGAAAGCTGAACTCAGGAGGTGGCCTG TCAGAGGAGTTGGGTTCTACTCGGGGTTCAGGAGAGGTGACCCTGGAGAAGGGGGACCACAGGTCCCTGGAGGAGTGGGAGACGGTGGTGGGCGATGACTTCAGTCTCTACTATGACTCCTACTCTGTGGATGAGCGCGTGGACTCTGACAGCAAG TCTGAAGTGGAAGCTCTGGCAGAACAACTgagtgaagaggaggaagaagaggaggaggaggaagaagaggaggaagaggaggaggaagaagaggaggaagaggaggaagatgaggagtCAGGCAATCAGTCAGATAGG AGCGGTTCCAGCGGCCGGCGCAAAGCCAAGAAGAAATGGCGGAAGGACAGCCCATGGGTGAAGCCGACTCGGAAGCGACGGAAGCGGGAGCCTCCGCGGGCCAAGGAGCCTCGAG GGGTGTCCAATGACACATCTTCGCTGGAGACCGAGCGGGGCTTTGAGgagctgcctctctgtagctgccGCATGGAGGCGCCCAAGATCGACCGCATCAGCGAGAGAGCGGGGCACAAGTGCATGGCCACTGAGAGTGTGGACGGCGAG CTGTCGGGCTGCAACGCCGCCATCCTCAAGCGGGAGACCATGAGGCCGTCCAGCCGCGTGGCGCTCATGGTGCTCTGCGAGACCCACCGCGCCCGCATGGTCAAGCACCACTGCTGCCCAGGCTGCGGCTACTTCTGCACCGCG GGCACCTTCCTAGAGTGCCACCCGGACTTCCGCGTGGCCCACCGCTTCCACAAGGCCTGTGTGTCCCAGCTGAACGGGATGGTCTTCTGTCCCCACTGTGGGGAAGACGCTTCTGAGGCCCAGGAGGTGACCATCCCCCGGGGGGATGGGGTGACCTCcccagctggcactgcagttcCCGTGCCCCCAACCCTGGCCCAGGATGCCCCTGGGAGAGCAGACACGTCCCAGCCCAG CGCCCGGATGCGTGGGCATGGGGAGCCACGGCGCCCACCCTGCGACCCCCTCGCTGACACCATTGACAGTTCCGGCCCCTCTCTGACCCTGCCCAATGGAGGCTGCCTCTCAGCTGTGGGGctgccaccagggccaggccgggAGGCCCTGGAAAAGGCCCTGGTCATCCAGGAGTCAGAGAG GAGAAAGAAGCTCCGGTTCCACCCCCGGCAGCTGTACCTGTCGGTGAAGCAGGGGGAGCTGCAGAAGGTGATCCTGATGCTGC TGGACAACCTGGACCCCAACTTCCAGAGCGACCAGCAGAGCAAGCGCACGCCCCTGCACGCGGCCGCCCAGAAGGGCTCCGTGGAGATCTGCCACGTGCTGCTGCag GCTGGAGCCAACATCAACGCGGTGGACAAGCAGCAGCGGACACCCCTGATGGAGGCTGTGGTGAACAACCACCTGGAGCTGGCGCGCTACATGGTGCAGCGAGGCGGCTGTGTCTACAGCAAG GAGGAGGATGGCTCCACCTGCCTCCACCATGCAGCCAAAATTGGGAACCTGGAGATGGTCAGTCTGCTGCTCAGCACGGGACAGGTGGACGTCAATGCCCAG GACAGCGGAGGGTGGACGCCCATCATCTGGGCTGCGGAGCACAAGCACATCGAGGTGATCCGCATGCTGCTGACACGGGGTGCCGACGTCACCCTCACTGACAAC GAGGAAAACATCTGCTTGCACTGGGCCTCCTTCACCGGCAGCGCTGCCATCGCTGAGGTCCTCCTGAACGCCCGCTGTGACCTGCACGCCGTGAACTACCACGGGGACACGCCCCTGCACATCGCTGCCAGGGAGAGCTACCACGACTGTGTGCT CCTGTTCCTGTCGCGCGGCGCCAACCCCGAGCTGCGCAACAAGGAGGGGGACACCGCGTGGGATCTGACCCCGGAGCGCTCCGACGTGTGGTTCGCGCTGCAGCTCAACCGCAAGCTCCGGCTCGGGGTGGGCAATCGCGCCATCCGCACGGAGAAGATCATCTGCCG GGATGTGGCTCGAGGCTATGAGAACGTGCCTATTCCCTGTGTCAACGGCGTGGACGGGGAGCCCTGCCCTGAGGATTACAAGTACATCTCAGAGAACTGCGAGACGTCCACCATGAACATCGACCGCAACATCACGCACCTGCAG cactgcaCGTGTGTGGACGACTGCTCCAGCTCCAACTGCCTGTGCGGCCAGCTCAGCATACGATGCTGGTATGATAAG GATGGGCGGCTGCTCCAGGAATTTAACAAGATCGAGCCCCCCCTGATTTTCGAGTGTAACCAGGCATGCTCCTGCTGGAGAAACTGCAAGAACCGGGTGGTGCAGAGCGGCATCAA gGTGCGACTGCAGCTCTACCGGACAGCCAAGATGGGCTGGGGGGTCCGCGCCCTGCAGACCATCCCCCAGGGCACCTTCATCTGCGA GTACGTTGGGGAGCTGATCTCCGACGCTGAGGCCGACGTGAGAGAAGATGACTCTTATCTCTTCGACTTAGACAACAAG GATGGAGAGGTCTACTGCATTGATGCCCGTTACTATGGCAACATCAGCCGCTTCATCAACCACCTGTGCGACCCCAACATCATCCCCGTCCGAGTCTTCATGCTCCACCAGGACCTGCGATTCCCACGCATCGCCTTCTTCAGCTCCCGCGACATCCGGACCGGAGAGGAGCTGGG ATTTGACTATGGTGACCGCTTCTGGGACATCAAAAGCAAATATTTCACGTGCCAGTGTGGCTCTGAGAAGTGCAAGCACTCAGCCGAGGCCATCGCCCTGGAGCAGAGCCGCCTGGCCCGGATGGATCCTCACCCCGAGCTCCTGCCTGAGCTCGGCTCCCTGCCCCCTGTCAACACCtga
- the EHMT2 gene encoding histone-lysine N-methyltransferase EHMT2 isoform X1, with protein sequence MRGLPRGRGLMRARGRGRAAPPGSRGRGRGAPHRGRGRPRSLLSLPRAQASWAPQLSPRLTSPPPVPCLPSQGEAPAEMGALLLDQEPRGATERVHGSLGDTPRSEETVPKASPDSLEPAGPSSPASVTVTVGDEGADTPVGATPLLGDEPESLEGDGDLPGGRVLLGHATKSFPSSPSKGGACASRAKMSMTGAGKSPPSVQSLAMRLLSMPGAQGAAAAGPEPSPATTSPEGQPKVHRARKTMAKPGNGQPPVPEKRPPEVQHFRMSDDVHSLGKVTSDVAKRRKLNSGGGLSEELGSTRGSGEVTLEKGDHRSLEEWETVVGDDFSLYYDSYSVDERVDSDSKSEVEALAEQLSEEEEEEEEEEEEEEEEEEEEEEEEEDEESGNQSDRSGSSGRRKAKKKWRKDSPWVKPTRKRRKREPPRAKEPRGVNGVGSSGPSEYMEVPLGSLELPSEGTLSPNHAGVSNDTSSLETERGFEELPLCSCRMEAPKIDRISERAGHKCMATESVDGELSGCNAAILKRETMRPSSRVALMVLCETHRARMVKHHCCPGCGYFCTAGTFLECHPDFRVAHRFHKACVSQLNGMVFCPHCGEDASEAQEVTIPRGDGVTSPAGTAVPVPPTLAQDAPGRADTSQPSARMRGHGEPRRPPCDPLADTIDSSGPSLTLPNGGCLSAVGLPPGPGREALEKALVIQESERRKKLRFHPRQLYLSVKQGELQKVILMLLDNLDPNFQSDQQSKRTPLHAAAQKGSVEICHVLLQAGANINAVDKQQRTPLMEAVVNNHLELARYMVQRGGCVYSKEEDGSTCLHHAAKIGNLEMVSLLLSTGQVDVNAQDSGGWTPIIWAAEHKHIEVIRMLLTRGADVTLTDNEENICLHWASFTGSAAIAEVLLNARCDLHAVNYHGDTPLHIAARESYHDCVLLFLSRGANPELRNKEGDTAWDLTPERSDVWFALQLNRKLRLGVGNRAIRTEKIICRDVARGYENVPIPCVNGVDGEPCPEDYKYISENCETSTMNIDRNITHLQHCTCVDDCSSSNCLCGQLSIRCWYDKDGRLLQEFNKIEPPLIFECNQACSCWRNCKNRVVQSGIKVRLQLYRTAKMGWGVRALQTIPQGTFICEYVGELISDAEADVREDDSYLFDLDNKDGEVYCIDARYYGNISRFINHLCDPNIIPVRVFMLHQDLRFPRIAFFSSRDIRTGEELGFDYGDRFWDIKSKYFTCQCGSEKCKHSAEAIALEQSRLARMDPHPELLPELGSLPPVNT encoded by the exons ATGCGGGGTCTACCGAGAGGGAGGGGGTTGATGCGGGCCCGGGGGAGGGGTCGTGCGGCCCCTCCCGGCAGCCGAGGCCGAGGAAGAGGGGCGCCCCATAGAGGGAGAGGTAGGCCCCGgagcctcctctctctgcccagggcccaggcttcCTGGGCCCCCCAGCTCTCTCCCAGACTGACCAGCCCACCCCCTGTCCCTTGTCTCCCCTCCCAGGGGGAGGCCCCCGCTGAGATGGGGGCGCTGCTGCTGGACCAGGAGCCGCGAGGAGCCACCGAGAGAG TTCacggctccctgggagacactccTCGTAGCGAGGAGACCGTGCCCAAGGCCAGTCCCGActccctggagcctgctggcccctcctctccgGCCTCTGTCACTGTCACCGTGGGCGATGAGGGGGCTGACACCCCTGTAGGGGCTACACCTCTCCTTGGGGACGAACCTGAGAGCCTGGAGGGAGATGGGGACCTGCCTGGGGGCCGAGTCCTGCTGG GCCATGCCACAAAGTCGTTCCCCTCGTCTCCCAGCAAAGGGGGTGCCTGTGCGAGCCGTGCCAAGATGTCCATGACAGGGGCGGGGAAGTCCCCCCCATCTGTGCAGAGCTTGGCTATGAGGCTGCTGAGTATGCCGGGGGCCCAGGGAGCTGCAGCAGCGGGACCTGAGCCCTCTCCAGCCACCACCAGCCCAGAGGGGCAGCCCAAGGTCCACCGAGCCCGGAAAACCATGGCCAAACCAGGAAATGGACAG CCCCCTGTCCCGGAGAAGCGGCCTCCTGAAGTGCAGCACTTCCGCATGAGTGATGATGTCCACTCGCTGGGGAAGGTGACCTCCG ATGTGGCCAAAAGGAGAAAGCTGAACTCAGGAGGTGGCCTG TCAGAGGAGTTGGGTTCTACTCGGGGTTCAGGAGAGGTGACCCTGGAGAAGGGGGACCACAGGTCCCTGGAGGAGTGGGAGACGGTGGTGGGCGATGACTTCAGTCTCTACTATGACTCCTACTCTGTGGATGAGCGCGTGGACTCTGACAGCAAG TCTGAAGTGGAAGCTCTGGCAGAACAACTgagtgaagaggaggaagaagaggaggaggaggaagaagaggaggaagaggaggaggaagaagaggaggaagaggaggaagatgaggagtCAGGCAATCAGTCAGATAGG AGCGGTTCCAGCGGCCGGCGCAAAGCCAAGAAGAAATGGCGGAAGGACAGCCCATGGGTGAAGCCGACTCGGAAGCGACGGAAGCGGGAGCCTCCGCGGGCCAAGGAGCCTCGAG gAGTGAATGGTGTGGGCTCCTCAGGCCCCAGTGAGTACATGGAGGTCCCTCTGGGGTCCCTGGAGCTGCCCAGCGAGGGGACCCTCTCCCCCAACCACGCTG GGGTGTCCAATGACACATCTTCGCTGGAGACCGAGCGGGGCTTTGAGgagctgcctctctgtagctgccGCATGGAGGCGCCCAAGATCGACCGCATCAGCGAGAGAGCGGGGCACAAGTGCATGGCCACTGAGAGTGTGGACGGCGAG CTGTCGGGCTGCAACGCCGCCATCCTCAAGCGGGAGACCATGAGGCCGTCCAGCCGCGTGGCGCTCATGGTGCTCTGCGAGACCCACCGCGCCCGCATGGTCAAGCACCACTGCTGCCCAGGCTGCGGCTACTTCTGCACCGCG GGCACCTTCCTAGAGTGCCACCCGGACTTCCGCGTGGCCCACCGCTTCCACAAGGCCTGTGTGTCCCAGCTGAACGGGATGGTCTTCTGTCCCCACTGTGGGGAAGACGCTTCTGAGGCCCAGGAGGTGACCATCCCCCGGGGGGATGGGGTGACCTCcccagctggcactgcagttcCCGTGCCCCCAACCCTGGCCCAGGATGCCCCTGGGAGAGCAGACACGTCCCAGCCCAG CGCCCGGATGCGTGGGCATGGGGAGCCACGGCGCCCACCCTGCGACCCCCTCGCTGACACCATTGACAGTTCCGGCCCCTCTCTGACCCTGCCCAATGGAGGCTGCCTCTCAGCTGTGGGGctgccaccagggccaggccgggAGGCCCTGGAAAAGGCCCTGGTCATCCAGGAGTCAGAGAG GAGAAAGAAGCTCCGGTTCCACCCCCGGCAGCTGTACCTGTCGGTGAAGCAGGGGGAGCTGCAGAAGGTGATCCTGATGCTGC TGGACAACCTGGACCCCAACTTCCAGAGCGACCAGCAGAGCAAGCGCACGCCCCTGCACGCGGCCGCCCAGAAGGGCTCCGTGGAGATCTGCCACGTGCTGCTGCag GCTGGAGCCAACATCAACGCGGTGGACAAGCAGCAGCGGACACCCCTGATGGAGGCTGTGGTGAACAACCACCTGGAGCTGGCGCGCTACATGGTGCAGCGAGGCGGCTGTGTCTACAGCAAG GAGGAGGATGGCTCCACCTGCCTCCACCATGCAGCCAAAATTGGGAACCTGGAGATGGTCAGTCTGCTGCTCAGCACGGGACAGGTGGACGTCAATGCCCAG GACAGCGGAGGGTGGACGCCCATCATCTGGGCTGCGGAGCACAAGCACATCGAGGTGATCCGCATGCTGCTGACACGGGGTGCCGACGTCACCCTCACTGACAAC GAGGAAAACATCTGCTTGCACTGGGCCTCCTTCACCGGCAGCGCTGCCATCGCTGAGGTCCTCCTGAACGCCCGCTGTGACCTGCACGCCGTGAACTACCACGGGGACACGCCCCTGCACATCGCTGCCAGGGAGAGCTACCACGACTGTGTGCT CCTGTTCCTGTCGCGCGGCGCCAACCCCGAGCTGCGCAACAAGGAGGGGGACACCGCGTGGGATCTGACCCCGGAGCGCTCCGACGTGTGGTTCGCGCTGCAGCTCAACCGCAAGCTCCGGCTCGGGGTGGGCAATCGCGCCATCCGCACGGAGAAGATCATCTGCCG GGATGTGGCTCGAGGCTATGAGAACGTGCCTATTCCCTGTGTCAACGGCGTGGACGGGGAGCCCTGCCCTGAGGATTACAAGTACATCTCAGAGAACTGCGAGACGTCCACCATGAACATCGACCGCAACATCACGCACCTGCAG cactgcaCGTGTGTGGACGACTGCTCCAGCTCCAACTGCCTGTGCGGCCAGCTCAGCATACGATGCTGGTATGATAAG GATGGGCGGCTGCTCCAGGAATTTAACAAGATCGAGCCCCCCCTGATTTTCGAGTGTAACCAGGCATGCTCCTGCTGGAGAAACTGCAAGAACCGGGTGGTGCAGAGCGGCATCAA gGTGCGACTGCAGCTCTACCGGACAGCCAAGATGGGCTGGGGGGTCCGCGCCCTGCAGACCATCCCCCAGGGCACCTTCATCTGCGA GTACGTTGGGGAGCTGATCTCCGACGCTGAGGCCGACGTGAGAGAAGATGACTCTTATCTCTTCGACTTAGACAACAAG GATGGAGAGGTCTACTGCATTGATGCCCGTTACTATGGCAACATCAGCCGCTTCATCAACCACCTGTGCGACCCCAACATCATCCCCGTCCGAGTCTTCATGCTCCACCAGGACCTGCGATTCCCACGCATCGCCTTCTTCAGCTCCCGCGACATCCGGACCGGAGAGGAGCTGGG ATTTGACTATGGTGACCGCTTCTGGGACATCAAAAGCAAATATTTCACGTGCCAGTGTGGCTCTGAGAAGTGCAAGCACTCAGCCGAGGCCATCGCCCTGGAGCAGAGCCGCCTGGCCCGGATGGATCCTCACCCCGAGCTCCTGCCTGAGCTCGGCTCCCTGCCCCCTGTCAACACCtga